The following are from one region of the Lytechinus pictus isolate F3 Inbred chromosome 4, Lp3.0, whole genome shotgun sequence genome:
- the LOC129258603 gene encoding uncharacterized protein K02A2.6-like: MPSPKDKEDVQRCLGLFTYLAAYIPNFSEKSAPLRELLHKEVPFIWDDDHEHSLNSLKSAVSSGACLQFYDPKKETTLEVDASMKRLGACLLQQGKPVAFASKSLSTAQSNYSNIERETLALVFGINRFHTYLFGKEFTVITDHRPLEMIWKKPLRSAPSRLQRLLIKVQGYQCQVKYRPGKDMILSDTLSRLPNPKEARDVPLDVRVESICSEAEDSHQIDLIYFGQHKRTELQRETANDHVLRSLWQIVTQGWPETIHELPTSLRQFWSYRDEIGVLFKGSQVIIPKTLRNDILRQLHLGHMGIESTRRLAHETVFWPNINKDIDQLIKQCETCQKHQARQQKEPLHSHDVPPAPWNRLGTDLFMLNRQEYLLVTDYYSKYPIIAKLTDTSSAAIAREMTGIFSLFGPPEEIVSDNGPQFVGKPFQDMCKKWNIKHITSSPHYPRSNGLAERMVRTIKNLLTKCSQTSQDSQLAMMHLRATPVDNNLRSPAEMLFGRPIRTTLPSHYLSRDAAATEFLLNRQDKMKEVHDRHASSDLPPLHVGQPVRVLHPRDHTWIPAKVSKVCEEPRS, from the coding sequence ATGCCATCACCCAAGGACAAGGAAGATGTTCAGAGATGCCTAGGATTATTCACATACCTAGCAGCATACATTCCTAACTTCTCAGAGAAGTCAGCGCCACTTCGAGAACTTCTACACAAGGAAGTACCATTCATCTGGGACGATGATCACGAACATTCCTTGAACAGCCTGAAAAGTGCAGTATCATCAGGTGCATGTCTACAATTCTATGACCCAAAGAAAGAGACGACTCTTGAGGTAGATGCATCGATGAAAAGGCTAGGAGCATGCCTGCTCCAGCAAGGCAAACCAGTTGCATTTGCATCCAAAAGTCTTTCCACTGCACAGTCCAACTATTCCAACATAGAGAGGGAAACCTTAGCCCTAGTGTTTGGTATCAACCGCTTCCATACATATCTGTTCGGGAAGGAATTCACCGTCATAACAGATCACAGACCATTGGAGATGATATGGAAGAAACCTCTTAGAAGTGCACCATCACGTCTACAGAGATTGCTTATTAAAGTCCAAGGATACCAATGTCAAGTCAAGTATCGACCAGGAAAAGACATGATTCTTTCCGATACCTTGAGCCGACTTCCTAATCCCAAGGAAGCACGCGATGTTCCGCTTGATGTCAGAGTGGAATCCATCTGCTCTGAAGCCGAAGATTCGCACCAGATTGACTTGATATACTTCGGACAACACAAGAGAACAGAGCTTCAGAGAGAAACAGCTAATGACCATGTTCTCAGATCACTATGGCAAATAGTCACTCAGGGATGGCCTGAGACCATCCACGAATTGCCGACATCCCTTCGTCAATTTTGGTCTTACAGAGATGAAATCGGAGTACTCTTCAAGGGAAGTCAAGTCATCATACCGAAGACACTAAGGAATGACATCCTTAGACAGCTTCACCTAGGACACATGGGAATCGAAAGCACGAGGCGACTTGCTCATGAGACAGTGTTCTGGCCAAACATCAACAAGGACATTGATCAGTTGATAAAGCAGTGTGAAACATGCCAGAAACACCAAGCAAGACAGCAGAAAGAGCCACTGCATTCCCATGATGTACCACCAGCACCATGGAACAGACTGGGAACCGACTTGTTCATGCTCAATAGACAAGAGTATCTACTCGTTACTGATTACTATTCCAAGTAtccgatcattgctaagctaaCCGATACATCCAGTGCAGCTATAGCAAGAGAGATGACGGGAATCTTCAGTCTGTTCGGTCCACCAGAAGAGATTGTGTCCGACAACGGTCCACAATTTGTCGGGAAACCATTCCAAGACATGTGCAAGAAGTGGAATATCAAGCACATCACTTCTTCACCGCACTATCCAAGATCCAACGGATTAGCTGAGAGAATGGTTCGTACAATCAAGAATCTGTTGACGAAGTGTTCTCAAACTAGCCAAGACAGTCAACTAGCCATGATGCACCTGAGAGCAACACCAGTTGACAATAACTTGAGATCACCAGCAGAGATGTTGTTTGGAAGACCCATCCGAACCACATTGCCAAGTCACTATCTTTCGAGAGATGCTGCTGCCACCGAGTTTCTCTTGAATAGGCAAGACAAAATGAAGGAAGTGCATGATCGACATGCAAGTTCTGATTTGCCACCACTGCATGTAGGACAGCCAGTGAGGGTTCTGCATCCAAGAGACCACACTTGGATACCAGCCAAGGTATCCAAGGTCTGTGAAGAACCTCGATCCTAA